A window from Primulina eburnea isolate SZY01 chromosome 2, ASM2296580v1, whole genome shotgun sequence encodes these proteins:
- the LOC140823239 gene encoding NAD(H) kinase 1, whose product MYKGEEGPMSPSNSFTSNGNSGVSPVENGFDYSPPLLNSEKAIHELVQQPLLDGIDDHLFEFSEALRTVAKALRRVTEGKASAQAEAAEWKRKYELERARNLLLEQRELSSRGQCSEFNVQKAGNSLDQIMLFDENSEKCELCNGKDDICANEVLRDGESDSDSPLVHAKMMRKASFRLAWCCNGEKGDRHKHDIVSFEKGNITTAERSSKQISLKWESPPQTVLILTKPNSTSVQILCFEMVRWLKEQKKLNIFVEPRVKNELLAESSYYGFVQTWLDDKEMLLLHTKVDLVVTLGGDGTVLWAASVFKGPVPPIVPFSLGSLGFMTPFYSEHYREYLNSILSGPIGITLRHRLQCHIIRDAAKSEFENEGPMLVLNEVTIDRGISSFLTNLECYCDNSFVTCVQGDGLILSTTSGSTAYSLAAGGSMVHPQVPGILFTPICPHSLSFRPLILPEHVTIRVVVPFNSRSHAWVSFDGKDRKQLAPGDALVCSMAPWPVPTACQVDSTNDFLRSIHDGLHWNLRKTQSFDGPRDS is encoded by the exons ATGTATAAGGGGGAGGAGGGTCCCATGTCTCCAAGCAACTCCTTTACCTCCAAC GGCAATTCCGGTGTGTCACCAGTGGAAAATGGTTTTGATTATTCTCCCCCTCTATTGAACTCTGAGAAGGCCATTCATGAGCTTGTCCAACAGCCGCTCCTTGATGGAATTGATGATCATCTCTTTGAATTTTCAGAGGCTTTAAGAA CTGTAGCGAAGGCACTAAGAAGAGTTACTGAAGGGAAGGCTTCTGCACAAGCTGAGGCTGCTGAATGGAAGCGCAAATATGAACTGGAGAGGGCACGTAACTTGCTGTTGGAGCAAAGAG AGCTGTCATCAAGAGGGCAATGCAGTGAGTTTAATGTGCAGAAAGCTGGAAACTCGCTTGACCAAATCATGTTGTTTGATGAGAACAGTGAAAAATGTGAATTGTGCAATGGGAAGGATGATATATGTGCTAATGAAGTTCTTCGAGATGGTGAATCTGATTCTGACTCTCCCTTGGTGCACGCTAAGATGATGAGGAAG GCATCGTTTAGGCTAGCATGGTGCTGCAATGGCGAAAAAGGTGATCGCCACAAACATGACATTGTCTCTTTTGAAAAGGGTAATATTACAACTGCGGAACGTAGCAGCAAACAG ATTTCCTTGAAGTGGGAATCCCCCCCTCAGACTGTGCTTATATTGACCAAGCCAAATTCAACTTCTGTACAAATTCTCTGTTTTGAAATGGTCAG ATGGTTGAAGGAGCAGAAAAAACTAAATATATTCGTGGAGCCACGAGTAAAGAATGAGCTTTTGGCAGAATCATCATACTATGGCTTTGTACAGACCTGGCTTGATG ACAAGGAGATGCTACTCTTGCACACAAAGGTCGACCTCGTTGTAACTCTAGGCGGGGATGGAACCGTCCTTTGG GCTGCATCTGTGTTCAAAGGCCCCGTTCCTCCAATTGTGCCATTCTCTTTGGGTTCTCTCGGTTTCATGACCCCATTTT ATAGCGAACACTACCGAGAATATCTGAACTCCATCCTCAGTGGTCCTATCGGTATCACATTGAGACATCGGTTGCAGTGCCATATCATTCGAGATGCAGCCAAAAGTGAATTTGAGAATGAAGGTCCCATGCTCGTCTTGAATGAAGTTACTATTGACCGTGGTATTTCTTCATTCCTTACAAATCTTGAATGCTATTGCGACAACTCGTTTGTCACCTGCGTACAAGGGGACGGTCTTATATTGTCTACTACGTCTGGGAGCACAGCATATTCCCTGGCTGCTGGAGGATCGATGGTCCATCCTCAG GTTCCCGGGATTCTGTTCACACCGATATGCCCCCACTCATTATCCTTCCGGCCTCTAATATTACCAGAGCATGTGACGATCAGAGTGGTCGTCCCTTTCAACAGCAGAAGTCATGCCTGGGTATCCTTTGATGGAAAGGACCGGAAACAGTTGGCCCCTGGGGATGCGCTTGTTTGCAGCATGGCACCATGGCCTGTCCCCACAGCATGTCAGGTTGATTCAACTAACGATTTCTTACGTAGCATCCACGACGGGCTTCACTGGAATCTGAGGAAGACTCAATCTTTCGACGGTCCTCGTGATTCGTGA
- the LOC140823238 gene encoding protein TRAUCO-like isoform X1 produces the protein MESIQTPPTATVNGGDTDNTVFTISGTKAERETGTDHGNGAKEELEHAASEEISSDETSNYGTPSLNPETDAGEEDEEEDEEGEEEEHNTKQQKQISELPKGGSLEARIALMLPSADTTNTPLPLPNGKPAHAVKKPKKKSKDVWTTTSRKGKKKTKHVSNNCHNSKKAANVGPSAEGKVLITPIPRFPDKDDDSPDLKLCLSKVYKAEKVELSEDRLSVGSTKGYRMVRATRGVSEGAWYFEIKVVHLGETGHTRLGWSTDKGDLQAPVGYDGNSFGYRDVDGSKVHKALREKYGEEGYKEGDVIGFYINVPDGGSYAPDPQRMVWYKGQRYVCAPDAKDDSPKVVPGSEMSFFKNGVCQGVAFNNLFGGHYYPAASMYTLPNQPNCVVKFNFGPDFECFPEDFGGQPAPRPMIEVPYQSYNGRVENGGSSPWKISRICPMFNVVKAVKD, from the exons ATGGAGTCCATTCAAACACCACCCACGGCCACCGTGAACGGCGGCGACACCGATAATACAGTTTTCACTATCTCAGGCACCAAGGCCGAGAGGGAAACCGGCACTGATCACGGTAATGGGGCCAAGGAAGAGCTGGAACACGCAGCCTCCGAGGAGATCTCCTCTGATGAGACTTCCAACTATGGAACTCCGAGTTTGAACCCAGAAACGGATGCCggagaagaagatgaagaagaagacGAGGAGGGAGAAGAAGAGGAGCACAATACGAAGCAGCAAAAGCAGATTTCTGAATTGCCGAAAGGCGGTTCTTTGGAAGCCAGAATTGCTCTAATGCTCCCAAGCGCTGATACGACGAATACGCCGTTGCCTCTCCCGAACGGGAAGCCCGCACATGCCGTGAAGAAGCCCAAGAAGAAGAGCAAGGACGTGTGGACCACCACGTCCAGGAAGGGGAAGAAAAAGACCAAGCATGTCTCTAACAATTGCCATAATTCCAAGAAGGCAGCAAACGTTGGCCCCTCGGCCGAGGGTAAAGTTTTAATCACACCAATTCCAAGATTTCCCGACAAAGACGACGACAGCCCAGACTTGAAATTATGTCTTTCAAAGGTGTACAAGGCAGAAAAGGTTGAACTCAGTGAAGATAGATTAAGTGTGGGAAGCACTAAGGGGTATAGAATGGTGAGAGCTACTCGAGGTGTGAGTGAAGGTGCATGGTATTTTGAAATAAAAGTGGTGCATTTGGGAGAGACAGGGCATACGAGGTTGGGGTGGTCGACAGATAAAGGCGACTTGCAGGCACCAGTAGGATACGATGGGAATAGTTTCGGGTATAGAGATGTTGATGGCAGTAAAGTGCACAAGGCTTTGAGGGAGAAGTATGGGGAGGAAGGATATAAAGAAGGTGATGTTATCGGGTTTTACATTAATGTACCAGATGGAGGGTCTTACGCTCCCGATCCTCAGCGAATGGTTTGGTACAAGGGGCAGCGCTATGTCTGTGCTCCTGATGCCAAAGATGATTCCCCCAAAGTTGTTCCTG GAAGTGAGATGTCTTTTTTCAAAAATGGAGTATGCCAAGGGGTTGCTTTCAATAATCTTTTTGGTGGTCACTACTACCCTGCTGCTTCAATGTACACTCTTCCGAACCAACCGAATTGTGTCGTGAAGTTCAATTTTGGTCCTGATTTTGAATGTTTTCCAGAAGACTTTGGTGGACAACCTGCTCCAAGGCCCATGATCGAAGTTCCTTATCAAAGTTACAATGGCAGAGTTGAGAACG GTGGTAGTAGTCCATGGAAAATTTCAAGAATTTGCCCAATGTTCAACGTGGTAAAGGCAGTCAAAGATTGA
- the LOC140823238 gene encoding protein TRAUCO-like isoform X2 gives MESIQTPPTATVNGGDTDNTVFTISGTKAERETGTDHGNGAKEELEHAASEEISSDETSNYGTPSLNPETDAGEEDEEEDEEGEEEEHNTKQQKQISELPKGGSLEARIALMLPSADTTNTPLPLPNGKPAHAVKKPKKKSKDVWTTTSRKGKKKTKHVSNNCHNSKKAANVGPSAEGKVLITPIPRFPDKDDDSPDLKLCLSKVYKAEKVELSEDRLSVGSTKGYRMVRATRGVSEGAWYFEIKVVHLGETGHTRLGWSTDKGDLQAPVGYDGNSFGYRDVDGSKVHKALREKYGEEGYKEGDVIGFYINVPDGGSYAPDPQRMVWYKGQRYVCAPDAKDDSPKVVPGSEMSFFKNGVCQGVAFNNLFGGHYYPAASIRLWWTTCSKAHDRSSLSKLQWQS, from the exons ATGGAGTCCATTCAAACACCACCCACGGCCACCGTGAACGGCGGCGACACCGATAATACAGTTTTCACTATCTCAGGCACCAAGGCCGAGAGGGAAACCGGCACTGATCACGGTAATGGGGCCAAGGAAGAGCTGGAACACGCAGCCTCCGAGGAGATCTCCTCTGATGAGACTTCCAACTATGGAACTCCGAGTTTGAACCCAGAAACGGATGCCggagaagaagatgaagaagaagacGAGGAGGGAGAAGAAGAGGAGCACAATACGAAGCAGCAAAAGCAGATTTCTGAATTGCCGAAAGGCGGTTCTTTGGAAGCCAGAATTGCTCTAATGCTCCCAAGCGCTGATACGACGAATACGCCGTTGCCTCTCCCGAACGGGAAGCCCGCACATGCCGTGAAGAAGCCCAAGAAGAAGAGCAAGGACGTGTGGACCACCACGTCCAGGAAGGGGAAGAAAAAGACCAAGCATGTCTCTAACAATTGCCATAATTCCAAGAAGGCAGCAAACGTTGGCCCCTCGGCCGAGGGTAAAGTTTTAATCACACCAATTCCAAGATTTCCCGACAAAGACGACGACAGCCCAGACTTGAAATTATGTCTTTCAAAGGTGTACAAGGCAGAAAAGGTTGAACTCAGTGAAGATAGATTAAGTGTGGGAAGCACTAAGGGGTATAGAATGGTGAGAGCTACTCGAGGTGTGAGTGAAGGTGCATGGTATTTTGAAATAAAAGTGGTGCATTTGGGAGAGACAGGGCATACGAGGTTGGGGTGGTCGACAGATAAAGGCGACTTGCAGGCACCAGTAGGATACGATGGGAATAGTTTCGGGTATAGAGATGTTGATGGCAGTAAAGTGCACAAGGCTTTGAGGGAGAAGTATGGGGAGGAAGGATATAAAGAAGGTGATGTTATCGGGTTTTACATTAATGTACCAGATGGAGGGTCTTACGCTCCCGATCCTCAGCGAATGGTTTGGTACAAGGGGCAGCGCTATGTCTGTGCTCCTGATGCCAAAGATGATTCCCCCAAAGTTGTTCCTG GAAGTGAGATGTCTTTTTTCAAAAATGGAGTATGCCAAGGGGTTGCTTTCAATAATCTTTTTGGTGGTCACTACTACCCTGCTGCTTCAAT AAGACTTTGGTGGACAACCTGCTCCAAGGCCCATGATCGAAGTTCCTTATCAAAGTTACAATGGCAGAGTTGA
- the LOC140823237 gene encoding zinc finger CCCH domain-containing protein 46-like — MDTSEATKVLMSRIQSLDPENATKIIGVILIQGEGEGDIIRLAQSSDNILLCCVDQVKICLGISPSSHSSYASNAVRPKNPFWHSSPRISIPSDGFHLSNPSSPAGVFPRISPRPASYASAVNGAYGFSGSSSLPLYGDEFGEELFGSGGGGVQVHQKIHDQNDSMADPRISPSGRSGSPILPFSEDFNSGTTSPHSNSFHRRSCSVNDASSFLANLEEGGAGIGFGWTPCTYFARGFCKNGSSCKFLHSSSGGADATDVESPCRNFSGLDRMKAIQQQRFGLMASGGHSPYGCSKRVNFLNENQRSATGALMMVDNFQKTNRYLPERNDPFSMGVSFGANLSSRQIYLTFPADSTFKEEDVSVYFRNFGPVQDVRIPYQQKRMFGFVTFAFPETVKLILAKGNPHFVCDSRVLVKPYKEKGTIPDKKHQNIELGEYASLSPTELDLRERLDIPFGPRMLLNSQEMMLRRKMEKEAELQHALELQERRMANLRLMDLKNLPQMHNFFPVSAPRRSELINQNILVSSNAIDQEVPRGDDGGREAANSQAVTADDWKLTGGTKLAINSDLRGANDQERVDANESDISGSLEYTLPDNLFASPTKFTSENRPVHFRPPDESSDFNSPL, encoded by the exons ATGGATACATCCGAGGCTACCAAAGTGTTGATGTCGAGAATTCAGAGTTTGGATCCGGAAAATGCTACCAAAATCATTGGTGTTATTCTGATACAAGGCGAAGGAGAGGGGGATATAATAAGATTAGCCCAGAGTTCGGATAACATTTTGTTGTGTTGTGTTGATCAAGTGAAGATTTGTTTGGGAATTAGTCCGAGTAGTCACTCTTCCTACGCTTCAAATGCCGTAAGGCCAAAGAACCCATTTTGGCATAGTTCCCCAAGAATCTCGATACCAAGTGATGGATTCCATTTGAGTAACCCTTCTTCACCAGCGGGTGTTTTTCCAAGGATTAGCCCGAGGCCTGCCTCTTATGCTTCTGCAGTAAATGGCGCTTATGGTTTTTCGGGTTCGTCGAGTTTGCCTTTGTATGGAGATGAGTTTGGTGAAGAATTGTTCGGCAGCGGTGGTGGTGGAGTGCAGGTGCACCAGAAAATTCACGATCAGAATGATTCCATGGCTGATCCAAGAATCAGCCCAAGTGGAAGGAGCGGTTCTCCGATTCTCCCTTTTTCCGAGGACTTTAACAGCGGTACTACTTCCCCTCACTCCAACTCATTTCACCGAAGGAGTTGTTCTGTGAATGATGCTTCTTCATTTCTTGCTAATCTTGAGGAAGGAGGTGCTGGAATTGGATTTGGGTGGACCCCTTGCACGTACTTTGCGAGGGGGTTTTGCAAGAATGGTAGTTCTTGCAAGTTCTTGCACAGTTCCAGTGGTGGTGCGGACGCTACTGATGTAGAGTCTCCATGCAGGAATTTTTCTGGGCTTGATAGAATGAAGGCTATTCAGCAGCAGAGGTTCGGGCTCATGGCTTCCGGAGGTCACTCTCCTTATGGATGCAGCAAGCGTGTTAACTTTCTGAATGAAAATCAGAG ATCGGCCACCGGTGCACTAATGATGGTAGATAATTTCCAAAAAACTAACCGCTATCTACCTGAGAGGAATGACCCGTTTTCAATGGGAGTCAGTTTTGGTGCAAATTTGAGTTCCCGACAGATTTACTTGACATTTCCTGCTGACAGTACATTTAAGGAGGAGGATGTATCTGTTTACTTTCG TAATTTTGGGCCAGTTCAAGATGTTAGGATACCTTATCAGCAAAAACGAATGTTTGGGTTTGTTACTTTCGCATTCCCCGAGACTGTGAAGCTCATTTTGGCAAAAGGAAACCCTCATTTTGTTTGTGATTCTCGTGTTCTTGTGAAACCTTACAAAGAGAAAGGAACAATCCCTGACAA GAAACATCAGAACATTGAGTTAGGGGAATATGCTTCTCTAAGCCCTACGGAACTTGATTTGAGAGAGCGCCTGGATATCCCTTTTG GACCGAGAATGCTGCTCAATTCACAAGAGATGATGCtgagaagaaaaatggagaaggAAGCTGAATTACAGCATGCTTTGGAACTCCAAGAAAGAAGGATGGCGAATTTACGCCTAATGGACCTAAAAAATCTGCCTCAAATGCATAATTTTTTTCCAGTTTCTGCTCCAAGACGGTCCGAATTGataaatcagaatattcttGTTTCTTCTAATGCAATTGATCAAGAGGTTCCCAGAG GTGATGATGGTGGCCGAGAAGCAGCTAATTCTCAAGCCGTTACAGCTGATGATTGGAAATTGACTGGAGGAACTAAATTGGCAATTAACAGTGATCTTCGAGGTGCCAATGACCAAGAGCGTGTGGACGCAAATGAATCTGATATATCTGGAAG CTTGGAGTACACTCTTCCTGATAACTTATTTGCTTCGCCTACAAAATTCACTTCAGAAAACCGACCAGTTCACTTCCGACCTCCAGATGAATCCTCCGACTTTAACTCTCCACTATAG
- the LOC140824331 gene encoding uncharacterized protein has protein sequence MEKGKKREKNFTVLDRDSTVLLKKYMLARYKYSRLMHVTKVATISANLSSVPILNGTNFKDWKENILIVLGCMDLDLAIRTEQPAALMDSSSSEQRSICERWDRSNRMSLMIIKRGIPEAFRGAVSDSVTKAKDYLDAIEKRFAKSDKAETSTILKSLISMKYKGKGNIREYIMEMSHLASQLKALNLELSEDMLVHLVLISLPNQFSQFKISYNCQKEKWSLNELISYCVQEEERLKQDKTESAHYASTSKDKGKKRMNEAIKGPNAKKNKQDKDKKGCFFCDKDDHVKKDCPKYHAWRAKKGLPELPKAK, from the exons ATGGAAAAGGggaaaaaaagggaaaaaaatttcACTGTGCTTGACAGAGATAGCACTGTGCTTCTCAAGAAATATATGCTAGCTAGATACAAATACTCGAGGCTTATGCATGTAA CAAAAGTTGCTACTATATCTGCTAATCTAAGTTCAGTGCCGATCCTTAATGGGACAAATTTTAAGGATTGGAAGGAGAACATTCTTATTGTTCTTGGCTGCATGGATCTAGATCTTGCGATCAGGACAGAGCAACCTGCCGCTCTTATGGATTCTAGTTCTTCTGAACAGAGGTCTATATGTGAGAGGTGGGATCGCTCTAACCGCATGAGTCTTATGATCATCAAACGCGGCATACCTGAGGCTTTTAGAGGTGCGGTGTCCGACAGTGTCACCAAAGCTAAGGATTATCTCGATGCGATTGAGAAGCGCTTTGCCAAAAGCGATAAGGCGGAAACAAGCACGATTCTGAAGAGCTTGATTTCCATGAAGTATAAAGGCAAGGGAAATATCCGAGAATATATCATGGAAATGTCCCACCTTGCATCGCAGTTGAAGGCACTCAATCTTGAATTGTCGGAAGACATGCTTGTTCATTTAGTGCTGATTTCTCTTCCAAATCAATTTAGTCAGTTCAAGATAAGTTATAACTGTCAAAAGGAGAAATGGTCTCTTAATGAGCTCATTTCTTATTGTGTTCAAGAGGAAGAGCGATTGAAGCAAGACAAGACTGAAAGTGCACATTATGCAAGTACCTCTAAAGATAAGGGCAAGAAAAGAATGAATGAGGCTATTAAAGGTCCAAATGCAAAGAAGAACAAGCAAGATAAGGACAAGAAAGGTTGTTTCTTCTGTGATAAGGATGATCATGTCAAGAAAGATTGTCCTAAGTACCATGCATGGCGTGCAAAGAAAG GGTTGCCTGAGCTGCCGAAAGCCAAATGA